One region of Tumebacillus sp. BK434 genomic DNA includes:
- a CDS encoding cupredoxin domain-containing protein, translated as MKKIALIAATAVAFGMIMTGCGSDEKAADNTNNSTEQNNSGSTDTNKNTETATGNEQVVNVTASNWKWELDKTEVKVGQPVKLVVTGKEGLHGLTVMGADAKIKNIPPGKTETVTFTPEKAGELKLVCTVSCGTGHSTMSTAIKVVD; from the coding sequence ATGAAAAAAATTGCATTGATTGCTGCGACGGCTGTCGCATTCGGCATGATCATGACCGGCTGCGGTTCCGATGAGAAGGCAGCAGACAACACGAACAACTCCACTGAACAAAACAACTCTGGTTCCACCGATACCAATAAGAACACCGAAACGGCAACCGGCAACGAGCAAGTGGTCAACGTGACCGCATCCAACTGGAAATGGGAACTCGACAAGACCGAAGTCAAAGTCGGCCAACCGGTAAAACTCGTCGTCACCGGCAAAGAAGGTCTGCACGGCCTGACCGTCATGGGCGCAGATGCGAAGATCAAGAACATCCCGCCGGGCAAGACGGAGACCGTCACCTTCACCCCGGAAAAAGCGGGCGAGCTGAAACTGGTCTGCACCGTGTCCTGCGGTACCGGCCACAGCACCATGTCGACCGCCATTAAAGTTGTAGACTAA